The nucleotide window AAGTCTCGCCTGGTACGAGGACGCGCCTGCCTGCGCCAACTGATGCTGGTCGATAACTCTCAACGTACGACTGCTGCCAGTGTTGCCCTGACACTGTACGAGGAGGAAGCGCGATGAGTCCCTATGCAACGCCTGGCTGCTCGCACGTAAGGGCAATGTTTGCGGATTATCTCGACGGCAGACTCACCGGCCTCGAAATGCAGATCATTTCCACCCATCTCAAAAGCTGCAGTGAGTGTGATGCCCGGTTCAGCGCGGAGCAGGGAATTGTGCATGCTCTTTCGTCATTGGGACCGGTCTCTGGCAAAGATAAAGAGCCAGGCAACATGCCGCTGCGAATTCGGGTAGCCATCTCCCAGGAGCGTGCCCGGCGCCACCGCAACACGTTGGCAAATACCATTGCGCGCTGGGATCTGGCGTGGCGGAATACTGTTGGACCTTTTCTGCTGCAACTCTCTGCAGGTTTCGCGAGTGCCGTTTTGTTGCTGGGAATGGTGACCGTGCTGGTGGGCATGTTTGCTCATCCGGAGCACGCGGCGGCGCAGGATGAACCCCTGGGCATGGCTACCGCTCCGCGCCTGCTGTACAGCTCCGGGCCATCTGCGGATGTAGATCAGATCGGCACAGTAAACGGCCCCGTCGTCGTTGAAGCCTATGTCAATGGCTCCGGCCGCGTATATGACTACCGCATTGTCACCGGTCCGAATGATCCACAGACCCGTTCGCAGGTGGAAGACATGTTGCTGTTCAGCGTTTTTGAGCCGGCCCGATTCTTTGGGCAGCCGGTACGCGGACTAGCCGTGCTCTCCTTTTCCGGAGTCTCGGTTCACGGCTAGATCGACAGCTTCTTTCCCGGAATTAGTTAACGGGAATCAGTTAACGGGCGATTGCCGCATACTCCAATTCCATTCCTCGCGGGAACGCTCAAGCAACCTGTCGCTATCTTCTGCCAGGATGTATCGCTCGCGAACTAACTCCGCCAGGGATGTTTTAAATCTGCCCCGGTACTCGTCATAACTCTTGTAGCGATCCTCAATCGGTTTGCGCGAATCCTGTTGCCTTGCCGCCTCGTTTGCATTCCGGGGTAACGGAAGAAACGATCCCAGAAAAGCTGTGCGCGCGCCAGGTGCTCCAGTGGCCGCTGAGCGCAGGTTCCATCCGGTATAGGTCGCCAACGGAGCGACAATCTCCGGCAGCCGGATGCCGCCAAGATCGTTGCCATCCGCATCTACCCGCGGCACCAGTGCAGCATAGGCAGCGACCACCCTGGGGGGCTGCTTGCTGAGAATCCCCTGCCGCCATGCCGGCCCGAAATCGAGATCCCATCCCTGGCTGTTGCTATCCGGAACACGGACGCCCGGAATCGCAGGAAAAGCCAGCTTTGCGATCGGCACCAGAGTCCCATCCGCAATCTTCGGATAACGGCTCTCTGGAGGCATCGTTCCCGACCTCACCCATGCATCCATATTGGCGATCATCGCCCGCCAGAACCACCGAATCGGCAGCGGCGTAGGCATCTGCTGTGCCGAGGGAGCTCCGTTTGGTTCCTTCGGAATCTGTGGCGGAAACGGCACCGAAAAGTGTTGCAACCCCGAGTAAAAGTAGATGCGCACATTCGGGCTTATTGCAACATCCGCTTTCCCGTCCGCCGTCGTATGAATCAGCGAAGCAGCCCGCCCCCAATACTCATACGAAGTGTGCGAAAAGAAAATCTTCGGCACGACATGTTCTGCAGTAGCAGCGTCCAGCAGGCCCAGCTTTGCTTGTGTTGGATGATCCGGATCGTTCTCCGGCAGATCGGTGAAAGGGAAGATATCCGTCGGCCAATCGATCGAAGACATCGGCTGCGCATCACGCGAAGGCTGGGCAAAGCGATAGTTGAAACTCCCACGCCCACCGCCACCGACATGCGCCAGCACCCCATCCAGAGCCATCTGGCCGGATTCGTCAGCGTTAAATCCCTCGTACAGAAAATCGCGCAGAAAGCGTCCGCACTGCG belongs to Acidicapsa ligni and includes:
- a CDS encoding anti-sigma factor produces the protein MSPYATPGCSHVRAMFADYLDGRLTGLEMQIISTHLKSCSECDARFSAEQGIVHALSSLGPVSGKDKEPGNMPLRIRVAISQERARRHRNTLANTIARWDLAWRNTVGPFLLQLSAGFASAVLLLGMVTVLVGMFAHPEHAAAQDEPLGMATAPRLLYSSGPSADVDQIGTVNGPVVVEAYVNGSGRVYDYRIVTGPNDPQTRSQVEDMLLFSVFEPARFFGQPVRGLAVLSFSGVSVHG
- a CDS encoding alpha/beta hydrolase domain-containing protein; its protein translation is MFFYCNLRRVPYTSGTMTTLRRLTFLCLLLGLLSSIAQARVVSVEILSRTMLNGNSGPVGAGAYEKIVARVHFAVLPASTPNRGIVDLDKAPRNDGGEVEFSSDLFLLRPAGKGNGAMLLEIPNRGGKGILSLVDGGKANPANDEELGDGWLLKQGYTVAALGWQWDVADGLQLHAPIAYEKGGKSIFGLLRDDFTPTQKATDWPLGHVMGARLGGTEYPVARPADDSNVLTVRDTPHGPRTVIPRTQWSFQHSVNGQNGRLEASDRFVHFDGGFQAGKIYELVYVVKDPVVAGLGFAAVRDFVAWMKHSPDAIEPIKYVYAEGISQCGRFLRDFLYEGFNADESGQMALDGVLAHVGGGGRGSFNYRFAQPSRDAQPMSSIDWPTDIFPFTDLPENDPDHPTQAKLGLLDAATAEHVVPKIFFSHTSYEYWGRAASLIHTTADGKADVAISPNVRIYFYSGLQHFSVPFPPQIPKEPNGAPSAQQMPTPLPIRWFWRAMIANMDAWVRSGTMPPESRYPKIADGTLVPIAKLAFPAIPGVRVPDSNSQGWDLDFGPAWRQGILSKQPPRVVAAYAALVPRVDADGNDLGGIRLPEIVAPLATYTGWNLRSAATGAPGARTAFLGSFLPLPRNANEAARQQDSRKPIEDRYKSYDEYRGRFKTSLAELVRERYILAEDSDRLLERSREEWNWSMRQSPVN